In one window of Arachis ipaensis cultivar K30076 chromosome B06, Araip1.1, whole genome shotgun sequence DNA:
- the LOC107647655 gene encoding protein FAR1-RELATED SEQUENCE 5-like, whose translation MPMRQHSRTAERYLPHCRWADPSLLPHHQHPHQQRAEHRHPQRMLLPPGEGPPDGSHYPDQVQEPGSGGADKRHNSQEVAQLLPIDFDRSFNSEGKDSVGSASNDSRGHYSASDDEYDDDDYLECNEGRESGEKMVGGADDGNGWGDANDAAEVGLRRPVVATDFLGKEFATEDDAYAAYKEFAKSRGFGVRKGDIARVNGVLIRRDFFCHRQGTRHAKHYDRPERVREERLESRTDCKAKLKIYYDMQHSVWRVRTIVDEHNHELAPAVFARLIRSHRKMSDGDKAQVDSLKQFGIATSKIMAYMAGQSGGYGMLRFTKRDLYNYVHGQRVARICDGDAAATISYLEGKANADMRTVARYTRTSDNRLGSLIWADGEMITDYHLFGDVLAFDSTYRSNKYKKPLVVFSGSNHHKQTSIFGFVLLKDEEVRTYRWVLLNLLDVMGQKNPCVVVTDGDKAMRTAIAEVMPTATHRLCGWHLEKNCVQRVKDPEFRKVFRKAIYANFEISEFEEYWKASVESLGLEDNSWVKSTYESSESWAMAYLRGTFCAGYRTTSRCEGINAFVKGFLKSTDSILELVHSLDRVVKDYRNNEVIAQFHSTYYSSVLTTGLDSIERFASKVYTRAVFREVKKQIKAVATLLFRAKDSISTTTVYTFSRMGKPNRTHKVLVDPNEGKIECECSMWNSEGIPCSHIFCAMKYEGFEEIPPGLVLRRWSKDAKDCRLTAADSKDGSEGRLLRYGALCGAMSLVAQLGSEDAAEFVVARDGIASLTKTLQQRFVDKVGSKLGLSPVSGIEDPVVSKTKGAPRKGKECVPISQGERTPKRRRCTNCGEASHTKRTCTWHPGEGVAGNDDAGGPSYMEHDSQDAAAPCATPEARHCHTNEVSKRFPFRFENHRVMLFG comes from the exons ATGCCTATGCGTCAACACTCCCGAACTGCTGAGAGGTACCTCCCACATTGTAGGTGGGCTGATCCATCCCTGTTGCCACACCACCAACATCCTCACCAACAGCGTGCTGAGCACCGTCATCCTCAGCGGATG CTGCTCCCTCCGGGTGAAGGACCCCCCGACGGAAGCCATTATCCAGATCAGGTGCAGGAGCCAGGGAGCGGTGGTGCTGACAAACGCCATAATAGTCAG GAGGTTGCCCAGTTGTTGCCAATAGATTTCGATCGTTCGTTTAACAGTGAGGGTAAAGACTCGGTCGGGAGTGCCTCCAATGATAGTCGCGGACATTATTCTGCAAGTGATGATGAATACGACGACGACGATTACCTGGAGTGCAATGAAGGCCGCGAAAGCGGAGAGAAAATGGTAGGTGGTGCCGATGATGGTAATGGGTGGGGTGATGCGAATGATGCGGCAGAGGTTGGTCTCCGCCGGCCAGTAGTTGCTACGGACTTTTTGGGAAAAGAGTTTGCAACGGAGGATGATGCTTATGCTGCCTACAAGGAATTCGCTAAGTCAAGGGGTTTCGGAGTTCGGAAGGGAGACATAGCTCGTGTGAATGGGGTGTTGATTAGGAGAGACTTTTTTTGCCATCGACAAGGCACAAGACATGCTAAGCACTACGACCGTCCTGAGCGAGTAAGGGAGGAGAGGCTGGAGAGTCGCACGGACTGTAAGGCAAAGTTGAAGATTTACTATGATATGCAGCATAGTGTGTGGAGGGTCAGGACCATCGTGGACGAACACAACCACGAGCTTGCCCCGGCAGTGTTCGCACGTCTCATTCGTAGTCATCGGAAGATGAGTGACGGTGACAAGGCGCAGGTGGATAGTTTGAAGCAGTTTGGGATCGCCACGTCGAAAATAATGGCTTACATGGCGGGGCAATCTGGTGGGTATGGCATGCTCAGATTCACAAAACGGGATCTCTATAATTATGTTCATGGGCAAAGGGTTGCACGAATATGCGACGGCGACGCCGCCGCGACTATCAGCTACTTGGAGGGTAAGGCAAATGCTGACATGAGGACCGTGGCCCGTTACACACGGACCTCGGACAATCGTTTAGGAAGCCTAATTTGGGCCGACGGTGAGATGATCACGGATTATCATCTATTTGGTGACGTGTTGGCCTTTGATTCGACGTACCGATCTAACAAGTACAAGAAACCACTGGTGGTTTTTTCTGGGTCAAATCACCACAAACAGACATCAATATTTGGATTCGTATTGCTGAAGGATGAAGAGGTCCGCACCTATAGGTGGGTCTTGCTGAACCTGCTCGATGTTATGGGGCAAAAAAATCCTTGTGTAGTGGTGACCGACGGGGACAAGGCGATGCGCACTGCAATTGCGGAGGTGATGCCGACGGCGACACATAGACTATGTGGTTGGCACTTGGAGAAGAATTGCGTCCAGAGGGTGAAAGATCCTGAATTTCGCAAGGTGTTTAGGAAAGCAATTTATGCTAACTTTGAAATCAGCGAGTTTGAGGAGTACTGGAAGGCATCTGTCGAGTCACTTGGCCTAGAGGACAACAGTTGGGTTAAGTCCACGTATGAATCTAGTGAAAGTTGGGCAATGGCGTACCTTAGGGGAACATTTTGCGCAGGATACAGGACGACCTCAAGATGTGAAGGGATAAATGCTTTTGTTAAGGGCTTCCTTAAATCAACTGATAGCATTCTGGAGCTTGTGCATAGTTTGGATCGTGTTGTAAAGGACTATCGGAATAATGAAGTAATTGCCCAATTCCACTCCACCTACTATAGTTCGGTGCTGACCACCGGCCTTGATTCGATCGAGCGGTTTGCATCGAAGGTGTATACAAGAGCAGTATTCAGAGAAGTGAAGAAACAAATTAAGGCTGTGGCAACGCTATTGTTTCGGGCCAAGGACAGCATCAGCACAACAACTGTGTACACATTCTCGCGAATGGGAAAACCTAATAGAACACACAAGGTATTGGTTGACCCGAACGAGGGAAAAATAGAGTGTGAGTGTTCGATGTGGAACAGTGAAGGGATTCCCTGCAGTCATATCTTTTGTGCGATGAAGTACGAGGGTTTCGAAGAAATACCACCCGGTCTTGTTTTGAGAAGATGGAGCAAGGATGCAAAGGATTGTAGATTGACCGCTGCGGATAGTAAAGATGGTTCTGAAGGCCGTTTGCTTCGATATGGTGCTCTATGTGGGGCAATGAGTTTAGTTGCACAGCTTGGGTCGGAAGATGCTGCAGAGTTTGTTGTGGCTAGGGATGGAATTGCTAGTCTCACCAAAACGCTTCAGCAGAGATTCGTTGACAAGGTTGGCAGCAAACTTGGTCTATCGCCGGTGTCAGGAATCGAAGACCCCGTCGTATCGAAGACAAAAGGGGCACCGAGGAAGGGAAAGGAGTGTGTACCGATTAGCCAGGGAGAGAGGACGCCGAAGAGACGACGTTGTACCAACTGTGGGGAAGCCAGTCACACCAAGAGGACTTGCACGTGGCATCCGGGAGAGGGGGTTGCAGGCAATGATGATGCAGGCGGTCCAAGTTACATGGAGCATGATTCGCAAGATGCTGCTGCCCCTTGCGCAACACCAGAGGCACGTCATTGTCACACAAACGAGGTAAGTAAGCGGTTTCCATTTAGATTCGAAAATCATAGGGTGATGTTGTTTGGTTAA